From Alienimonas californiensis, a single genomic window includes:
- the glmM gene encoding phosphoglucosamine mutase, translating into MPRILSVSGLRGVVGDGLDPDFLTRFGQAVGTLALREKGNPGLVVLTRDGRPTGPMVRHCVLGGLLAAGCRVLDGGVAMTPTCGVLVQHHGAAAGLQITASHNPLEWNGLKPFSPSGGVLNLTQGEALVRLLESGDFAAAGWEGVGSVEPLADPHGPHLRRVLDLIDRDAIRAQRFKVVLDCNRGSGAAATPGFLREELGCEVTVLGETPDGLFEHTPEPTEANLTGLCTAVREAGADVGFAQDPDADRLAIVDETGRYIGEELTLALCADHVLYTRKGPLVVNGSTSRVNADVAAKHGCAFHRSAVGEANVVGEMNRVGAALGGEGNGGVIEPNVGPVRDSLVSIAYVLDGLAKRGGSVGQWADSLPRYAIVKNKFIVPSPDRVNAACTALAEAYPDAEAKWGDGLRLDWADRWVQVRASNTEPIARVIAEAPTGAVSEALATEATAICERAAA; encoded by the coding sequence GTGCCCCGCATCCTTTCCGTCTCCGGTCTCCGCGGCGTCGTGGGGGACGGGCTCGACCCGGATTTTTTGACTCGCTTCGGGCAAGCCGTCGGCACGCTGGCGCTGCGGGAGAAGGGGAACCCCGGCCTCGTGGTGCTCACCCGCGACGGGCGGCCGACCGGGCCGATGGTCCGGCACTGCGTCCTCGGCGGGCTGCTGGCGGCGGGCTGCCGGGTGCTGGACGGCGGCGTGGCGATGACGCCCACCTGCGGCGTGCTCGTACAGCATCACGGGGCGGCGGCGGGGTTGCAGATCACCGCCTCGCACAACCCCCTCGAATGGAACGGGCTCAAGCCGTTCTCCCCCTCCGGCGGGGTGCTGAACCTCACGCAGGGCGAGGCGCTGGTCCGGCTGCTGGAGTCGGGCGACTTCGCCGCCGCGGGGTGGGAGGGCGTCGGCTCCGTCGAGCCCCTCGCCGACCCGCACGGCCCGCACCTTCGGCGGGTGCTCGACCTGATCGACCGGGACGCGATCCGGGCGCAGCGGTTCAAGGTCGTGCTGGACTGCAACCGCGGCAGCGGGGCCGCGGCGACGCCGGGCTTTTTGCGGGAGGAACTGGGCTGCGAGGTGACGGTCCTCGGCGAGACGCCCGACGGGCTGTTCGAGCACACCCCCGAACCGACCGAGGCGAACCTCACCGGCCTTTGCACCGCGGTGCGGGAGGCCGGGGCCGACGTCGGGTTCGCCCAGGACCCGGACGCCGACCGGCTGGCGATCGTCGACGAGACCGGCCGCTACATCGGCGAGGAACTGACGCTGGCCCTCTGTGCCGATCACGTCCTCTACACCCGCAAGGGGCCGCTGGTGGTGAACGGGTCGACGAGCCGGGTGAACGCAGACGTGGCCGCGAAGCACGGCTGCGCGTTCCACCGCTCGGCGGTCGGCGAGGCGAACGTCGTCGGAGAGATGAACCGCGTCGGGGCGGCCCTCGGCGGCGAGGGCAACGGCGGGGTGATCGAGCCGAACGTCGGGCCGGTGCGGGACTCGCTGGTCTCGATCGCCTACGTCCTCGACGGGTTGGCGAAGCGAGGCGGCAGCGTCGGGCAGTGGGCGGATTCGCTGCCGCGGTATGCGATCGTGAAGAACAAGTTCATCGTGCCCTCCCCCGACCGGGTGAACGCCGCCTGCACCGCGCTGGCGGAGGCCTACCCCGACGCTGAGGCGAAGTGGGGCGACGGCCTGCGGCTGGACTGGGCCGACCGGTGGGTGCAGGTTCGGGCCAGCAACACGGAGCCAATCGCGCGGGTGATCGCGGAAGCCCCGACGGGGGCGGTGTCGGAGGCTCTGGCGACCGAGGCGACGGCGATTTGCGAACGGGCCGCCGCGTAG
- a CDS encoding c-type cytochrome: MFPVHLALLVFAAGPADGAAVLPEPAGDPVRGYEVLRSKPLLPPDFDRETLLRLGLTWAPEERAKAKAAGEAERIAMAFSRYGLVAPPPNDPIGGEVLNYVETPDGWVMNCFACHGGKVAGRTIPGLPNSHYGLETLTEEVRTVKLLTGKPLGHQDLGQMKIPAGSSHGTTNAVVFGIVLDAFREPDMSVNTGRHPGPLLHHDMDAPPWWHLKKKSRLYIDGFSPKNHRVLMQFMLLPSAGRETVLSWEDDFRDVLAYIESVEAPPYPYEIDEKLAATGRGVFERNCTECHGMYADDPAAETYPELTVPIEIVGTDRRRLDALTVPHRRHLGTTWMSRYGEDPVVEDPGGYVAPPLDGVWATAPYFHNGSVPTLAGVLSPDERPTLWRRSEDGYDTQRVGLEYEEVSEVPDRDARFVFDTRRADLGKTNAGHPFAAELTANEKRALLEYLKTL; encoded by the coding sequence GTGTTTCCGGTTCATCTCGCCCTGCTGGTTTTCGCCGCCGGCCCGGCCGACGGTGCCGCCGTCCTGCCCGAACCCGCCGGCGACCCGGTGCGGGGGTACGAAGTGCTGCGGTCCAAGCCGTTGCTCCCGCCGGACTTCGACCGCGAGACCCTGCTGCGGCTGGGCCTCACCTGGGCGCCGGAGGAGCGGGCGAAAGCGAAGGCCGCCGGCGAGGCGGAGCGGATCGCGATGGCCTTCTCCCGCTACGGCCTCGTCGCCCCCCCGCCGAACGACCCGATCGGCGGGGAGGTGCTGAACTACGTGGAGACGCCCGACGGCTGGGTGATGAACTGCTTCGCCTGTCACGGCGGGAAAGTCGCCGGGCGGACGATCCCCGGTTTGCCGAACTCCCACTACGGACTGGAAACGCTCACGGAGGAGGTCCGTACGGTCAAGCTGCTGACCGGCAAACCGCTGGGCCACCAGGATCTCGGCCAGATGAAGATTCCCGCCGGCAGCTCCCACGGGACGACGAACGCCGTGGTGTTCGGCATCGTGCTGGACGCTTTCCGCGAACCGGACATGAGCGTCAACACCGGCCGCCACCCCGGCCCGTTGCTCCATCACGACATGGACGCCCCCCCGTGGTGGCACCTCAAGAAAAAGTCCCGGCTGTATATCGACGGCTTCAGCCCGAAGAACCACCGGGTCCTGATGCAGTTCATGCTGCTTCCCTCCGCCGGCCGCGAGACCGTGCTGAGTTGGGAGGACGACTTCCGCGACGTGCTGGCCTACATCGAAAGCGTCGAGGCTCCGCCGTACCCCTACGAGATCGACGAGAAACTCGCCGCGACCGGCCGTGGGGTTTTCGAGCGAAACTGCACGGAGTGCCACGGCATGTACGCCGACGACCCGGCCGCAGAGACGTACCCGGAACTGACCGTCCCGATCGAGATCGTCGGCACCGACCGCCGCCGGCTGGACGCCCTCACCGTCCCGCACCGCCGGCACCTCGGCACCACTTGGATGAGCCGCTACGGCGAGGACCCGGTGGTGGAGGACCCCGGCGGCTACGTCGCCCCGCCGCTGGACGGCGTGTGGGCGACCGCCCCCTACTTCCACAACGGCAGCGTGCCGACGCTCGCCGGGGTGCTCTCGCCGGACGAACGCCCCACCCTCTGGCGCCGCAGCGAAGACGGCTACGACACGCAGCGGGTCGGACTGGAATACGAGGAGGTGAGCGAAGTTCCCGACCGCGACGCCCGGTTCGTCTTCGACACCCGCCGGGCCGACCTCGGCAAAACGAACGCCGGCCACCCCTTCGCCGCGGAACTGACGGCGAACGAGAAGCGGGCGCTGCTGGAGTACCTGAAGACGCTGTAG
- a CDS encoding MMPL family transporter translates to MTDHAARRCALVLLLAAGACLPLFASLAADLPVNNDPETWLPADGPNRTAYDAFRRTFGSEEAILAAFPADTSPATVAALRVRIESSPRIQHACSPASIGAVMREMNVPEAEIDARLTGLLRGADGEWAAVAGTLSAAGAADRPAAVRDVRRAVAASGLAAVAKVAGVPVVVTELDRLSRPDAVAPYLAGMFALGLAVLRWVCGRWGLAALLGGTVVWATLGTLAGVRLAGGEMNLILAALPALVLVFALTASVHLLHYHAAAPGQGAAKALAAVRAAARPTAWATATTAAGLLSLGLSEVRPVAWFGPAGALGALLAAFGGLVLTPAAVMLCGGLGSGAQLVHHRWDWAGWTVRWRGAVLAVSAAAVAACSLGLPRLSAKVDAADLLPSKAAVAQDHRFVRDEITPAESLEIVVRPAPEAAFGETLATVRRIAADLNERPSVRHVASAALFLGEVDGFAAAGRMSAARSLPEAAAFVTADGSAWRLSVRADCPPGRRASVVNDLRSVCLRHVPIDQVTVTGLAPLLEAAEVAIYDGFRDSLVAATLLIALAVLFAVGDWRVWLTAGVANLVPLAAVFGLLGWAGRAVDVGMMMTASVALGLAVDGTFHLLVRHRAEVTRAGADACGARCAAAAAHAAGPAVMQAAAIAGAGVLALTASPFPPTARFGWLTAALLAAAILADLLILPALLAYLPVRTGTGAESAAIIRFPARPPVPASADEARRAA, encoded by the coding sequence GTGACGGATCACGCCGCCCGCCGCTGCGCCCTCGTTCTGCTCCTTGCGGCGGGGGCCTGCCTGCCGCTGTTCGCGTCGCTGGCGGCAGACCTGCCGGTGAACAACGATCCGGAAACGTGGCTGCCGGCGGACGGCCCGAACCGCACCGCCTACGACGCCTTCCGCCGCACGTTCGGCTCCGAAGAAGCGATTCTCGCGGCGTTCCCCGCGGACACCTCCCCCGCGACCGTCGCCGCGCTGCGGGTGCGCATCGAGTCGTCGCCCCGGATCCAGCACGCCTGTTCCCCCGCGTCGATCGGGGCGGTGATGCGGGAGATGAACGTGCCGGAGGCGGAGATCGACGCCCGCCTGACCGGCCTGCTGCGGGGAGCGGACGGCGAATGGGCCGCCGTCGCCGGGACGCTCTCCGCCGCCGGGGCCGCCGATCGGCCGGCCGCGGTGCGGGACGTGCGCCGGGCCGTCGCCGCCTCCGGGCTCGCGGCGGTGGCGAAGGTCGCCGGCGTGCCGGTGGTCGTGACGGAACTGGACCGCCTCAGCCGTCCCGATGCGGTGGCGCCCTATCTGGCGGGGATGTTCGCCCTCGGCCTGGCCGTGCTGCGGTGGGTCTGCGGCCGCTGGGGGCTGGCGGCGCTGCTGGGCGGGACGGTCGTCTGGGCGACGCTCGGCACGCTGGCCGGCGTGCGCCTGGCGGGGGGCGAGATGAATCTGATTCTCGCGGCGCTGCCGGCGCTGGTGCTGGTGTTCGCCCTGACCGCGAGCGTGCACCTGCTGCACTACCACGCCGCCGCCCCGGGGCAGGGCGCGGCGAAGGCGCTGGCCGCGGTACGGGCCGCCGCCAGACCGACGGCCTGGGCGACCGCGACGACCGCCGCCGGCCTGCTCAGCCTCGGCCTCAGCGAGGTCCGGCCGGTCGCCTGGTTCGGTCCCGCGGGCGCGCTGGGCGCCCTGCTGGCGGCCTTCGGCGGATTGGTTCTTACCCCCGCCGCGGTCATGCTCTGCGGCGGACTCGGTTCCGGGGCGCAATTGGTCCATCACCGCTGGGACTGGGCCGGGTGGACGGTCCGGTGGCGGGGCGCCGTGCTGGCGGTCTCCGCGGCGGCGGTCGCGGCCTGTTCGCTCGGTCTGCCGCGGCTCTCCGCGAAGGTGGACGCCGCCGACCTGCTCCCGTCCAAGGCCGCCGTGGCCCAGGATCACCGCTTCGTGCGGGACGAGATCACGCCGGCGGAGTCGCTGGAAATCGTGGTTCGCCCGGCTCCGGAGGCGGCCTTCGGCGAGACCCTGGCCACGGTGCGGCGGATCGCGGCCGACCTGAACGAACGGCCCTCCGTGCGGCACGTCGCCAGCGCCGCATTGTTTCTGGGCGAAGTCGACGGCTTCGCGGCGGCGGGGCGGATGTCCGCGGCCCGCTCGTTGCCGGAGGCCGCCGCCTTCGTCACCGCCGACGGCTCCGCCTGGCGGCTGAGCGTGCGGGCCGACTGCCCGCCCGGCCGCCGGGCCTCGGTGGTGAACGACCTGCGGTCCGTCTGCCTGCGGCACGTGCCGATTGACCAAGTGACCGTGACAGGCCTCGCCCCGCTGCTGGAGGCCGCGGAGGTGGCGATCTACGACGGCTTCCGCGACAGCCTCGTGGCCGCCACGCTGCTGATCGCCCTGGCGGTGCTGTTTGCCGTCGGCGACTGGCGGGTCTGGCTGACGGCCGGCGTGGCGAACCTCGTCCCGCTGGCGGCGGTGTTCGGCCTGCTGGGCTGGGCCGGGCGGGCCGTGGACGTCGGCATGATGATGACCGCCTCCGTCGCCCTCGGTTTAGCGGTGGACGGCACCTTCCACCTGCTGGTCCGTCACCGGGCGGAAGTGACGCGGGCCGGCGCCGACGCCTGCGGCGCCCGCTGCGCCGCCGCCGCGGCCCACGCGGCGGGGCCGGCCGTGATGCAGGCGGCGGCGATCGCCGGGGCCGGCGTGCTGGCCCTGACCGCCTCCCCGTTCCCCCCGACCGCCCGCTTCGGCTGGCTCACCGCGGCCCTGCTGGCCGCGGCAATCCTGGCGGACCTGCTGATCCTGCCCGCCCTGTTGGCGTACCTGCCGGTGCGAACCGGAACCGGCGCCGAATCTGCGGCGATCATCCGATTCCCCGCCCGCCCGCCGGTCCCGGCGAGTGCGGACGAAGCGCGGCGCGCCGCCTAG
- a CDS encoding MlaD family protein, translated as MSEQQMQFRVGLLAIVAFCLAAVMAVKFGDLATLLEDRYPLAVHFDHAPGVYPGTPVSKNGIVIGEVAAVIFDDQHGGVLVALSIEPQYRLRKDAAPHLSRSLLGDSSIEFVPGSGPGWIEPGARLEGVSPVDPMKLVADLGGRLDRTLAGFDATAAQWSEVGRNVNGVLGDNREELNIALARAAVALEETALSMRSLRQTADSASKLMGDPALQQNLNRTMAALPPLVEETRQTIVATRSAVNRADATLANVEGFTRPLAEKGVSVATRLDVTLANFEQVSGDLADLSTMLKKKDGSLAQLASDPSLYRNLDASAENLNLLLANLGPVLRDLRVFSDKIARNPELIGVRGALRGSDGEKTVR; from the coding sequence ATGTCCGAACAGCAAATGCAGTTCCGCGTCGGGCTGCTGGCGATCGTCGCCTTCTGCCTCGCCGCGGTGATGGCGGTGAAGTTCGGCGACCTCGCCACCCTGCTGGAGGACCGCTACCCGCTGGCGGTGCACTTCGATCACGCCCCCGGCGTTTACCCGGGCACGCCAGTCTCCAAAAACGGCATCGTCATCGGCGAAGTCGCCGCGGTGATCTTCGACGACCAGCACGGCGGCGTGCTGGTCGCTCTTTCCATCGAACCGCAGTACCGCCTCCGCAAGGACGCCGCCCCGCACCTCTCCCGCAGCCTGTTGGGCGACAGCAGCATCGAGTTCGTCCCCGGCTCCGGCCCCGGCTGGATCGAGCCCGGCGCCCGACTGGAAGGCGTCTCTCCGGTCGATCCGATGAAGCTCGTCGCGGACCTCGGCGGGCGGCTGGACCGCACCCTCGCCGGGTTCGACGCCACCGCGGCCCAATGGTCGGAAGTCGGCCGCAACGTCAACGGAGTCTTGGGGGACAACCGGGAGGAGTTGAACATCGCCCTCGCCCGGGCCGCCGTGGCGCTGGAAGAAACGGCGCTGTCGATGCGGTCCCTGCGGCAGACCGCGGACAGCGCCTCCAAGCTGATGGGCGACCCGGCCCTGCAGCAGAACCTGAACCGCACGATGGCCGCCCTGCCCCCGCTGGTCGAGGAGACGCGGCAGACGATCGTCGCCACCCGCTCCGCCGTGAACCGGGCGGACGCCACGCTGGCGAACGTCGAGGGCTTCACCCGCCCGCTGGCCGAGAAGGGCGTTTCGGTCGCCACCCGCCTGGACGTCACGCTGGCGAACTTCGAGCAGGTCTCCGGCGACCTCGCCGATCTTTCCACGATGCTCAAGAAGAAGGACGGCAGCCTCGCGCAGCTGGCGTCCGACCCTTCGCTGTATCGCAACCTCGACGCCAGCGCCGAGAACCTCAACCTCCTGCTGGCGAACCTCGGTCCGGTGCTGCGGGACCTGCGGGTGTTCAGCGACAAGATCGCCCGGAACCCGGAACTCATCGGCGTCCGCGGAGCCCTGCGCGGCAGTGACGGGGAGAAGACGGTGCGGTAG
- the nadA gene encoding quinolinate synthase NadA: protein MDPRSFEADERTEEDPLDLMDEIDRLKKEKDATILAHYYVDGEIQDVADFCGDSLQLARDATKVTTGTIVFCGVHFMAESAKILNPEKRVLLPDLLAGCSLAESCTYPALKARQEELRAEGRDFVTVAYINTSAAVKSLCDWIVTSGNAREIIERVPADKEILFVPDRHLGRYLVEVTGREMILWPGSCMVHEIFSLTDMRRAKKNNPGSEVIAHPECPENILAESDFIGGTEKLKRYVMSVAEPRTFLVATEAAMIHPLEKAAPQHTFIPVPGIMTDSGETCACNRCPHMARNTLQKTRDCLRDGKPEIQWQDYFDKAKEVLTRSLLQ, encoded by the coding sequence ATGGATCCGCGGTCGTTCGAGGCGGACGAACGCACCGAGGAAGATCCGCTGGACCTGATGGACGAGATCGATCGTCTGAAAAAGGAGAAGGACGCCACGATCCTCGCCCACTACTACGTCGACGGCGAGATCCAGGACGTGGCCGACTTCTGCGGCGACAGCCTGCAACTGGCCCGCGACGCCACCAAGGTGACCACCGGCACGATCGTGTTCTGCGGGGTGCACTTCATGGCGGAGAGCGCAAAGATTCTGAACCCGGAAAAGCGGGTGCTGTTGCCGGACCTGCTCGCCGGCTGCTCGCTCGCCGAAAGCTGCACCTACCCGGCTCTGAAGGCCCGGCAGGAGGAGTTGCGGGCTGAGGGGCGGGACTTCGTCACTGTCGCCTACATCAACACCAGCGCCGCGGTGAAGAGCCTGTGCGACTGGATCGTCACCAGCGGCAACGCCCGGGAGATCATCGAGCGCGTCCCGGCCGACAAGGAGATCCTGTTCGTCCCAGACCGGCACCTGGGCCGTTATCTCGTCGAGGTGACGGGGCGGGAGATGATCCTCTGGCCGGGCTCGTGCATGGTGCACGAGATTTTCAGCCTGACCGATATGCGGCGGGCCAAGAAGAACAACCCCGGCAGCGAGGTGATCGCTCACCCCGAGTGCCCGGAGAACATCCTCGCCGAGAGCGACTTCATCGGCGGCACGGAGAAGCTGAAGCGATACGTGATGAGCGTCGCGGAGCCGCGCACCTTCCTCGTCGCCACCGAGGCGGCGATGATCCACCCGCTGGAGAAGGCCGCCCCGCAGCACACGTTCATCCCCGTGCCGGGCATCATGACCGACAGCGGCGAGACCTGCGCCTGCAATCGCTGCCCGCACATGGCCCGCAACACGCTGCAAAAGACCCGCGACTGCCTCCGCGACGGCAAGCCGGAGATCCAGTGGCAGGACTACTTCGACAAGGCGAAGGAAGTGCTGACCCGCAGCCTGTTGCAGTGA
- a CDS encoding lysophospholipid acyltransferase family protein encodes MSRAVLSCSAQPYLGVRAAGTERLRGEGGGLLLANHQSFLDPIVLGLPLERSITFLARDSLFRLPGFGRYLRAMKTLPIARDAPATAVMRAALAAIERGELVGLFPEGTRTADGSLGPLKPGFVTLARRSGRPVYPVGIAGAFECLPRSRKLPIPGPGRVRVVFGAPIPPERLNAAGGAAEIVVLVSERIAAAHAAAVRWRETGEEPSDVDATAEPG; translated from the coding sequence GTGAGCCGAGCAGTTCTGTCCTGTTCCGCCCAACCGTATCTGGGCGTGCGGGCCGCGGGGACGGAACGTCTCCGTGGCGAAGGCGGGGGGCTGCTGTTGGCGAACCACCAAAGCTTTCTCGATCCGATTGTGCTCGGTTTGCCGCTGGAGCGGTCGATCACGTTTCTCGCCCGGGACAGCCTGTTTCGCCTGCCCGGCTTCGGCCGTTATCTGCGGGCGATGAAAACGCTGCCGATCGCCCGGGACGCACCGGCGACCGCCGTCATGCGGGCGGCGCTCGCCGCGATCGAACGGGGCGAACTCGTCGGACTGTTCCCCGAGGGCACCCGCACCGCGGACGGGTCGCTGGGGCCGCTGAAACCGGGGTTCGTCACGCTGGCCCGGCGCAGCGGACGGCCGGTCTATCCGGTGGGCATCGCCGGGGCGTTCGAGTGTCTGCCCCGGTCCCGCAAGCTGCCGATCCCGGGGCCGGGGCGGGTGCGGGTGGTGTTCGGGGCGCCGATCCCGCCGGAGCGCCTCAACGCCGCCGGGGGGGCGGCGGAGATCGTGGTGCTCGTCTCGGAACGCATCGCGGCGGCCCACGCGGCGGCGGTGCGGTGGCGTGAGACCGGGGAGGAACCGTCGGACGTGGACGCGACCGCCGAACCGGGCTAA
- a CDS encoding G8 domain-containing protein codes for MVRPLALPAFVLVGLLGSAGSGAAMAAEREAERSGTWSEPKTWGGGVLPREGDDVSIGEGIVVAIDLERSPVLGTLKVDGALAFPEGMSAELRLRGNLLLYGRLSMRPESAELRHTLTFVEVDEGAFVGGGMKPLASDVGLWARGGGVLDAVGAEKTPWTRLRGGAEAGATQIQVEDAAGWRVGDRLVLTPTQSPAVGKECWTGYDDVRIQRVDGETVTLSEPLTHAHPRVNDEWTAEVLNLTRNVVLQGTEAGRAHALFMTDAPQAIRNVAFRHMGPRTPPDGNGITHSVLGRYPVHFHHCGDSSRGSLVENVVVHECGNRAFVPHASHGVTLRGCVSHDTWEDAYWWDPGEGHESHDSRWERCVASFVRSDPDFRGYRLTGFNLRHGERNAIADCVAVGVRGNNDASGFLWPEQFGDVWEFTNCVAHNNKQDGLFVWQNNAERHRVGPFVSYHNADNGLEHGAYSNSYEYRDAILYGNGRAGVQVHAVSGSGKQLRFERLRIEGAGVTRYGMEFVKHQPPPGQPTWVEEVAVADVTDAAVAFTYDGPVEQAKRDWVDFLHCRFEGDVPQFRLNENLHPDTLITVEPADGPAFQLHRPNGDLGEPVERWNARRTALPTADRPSPPAATPAPSITDAFDEPAANGWGERWTVVELGGVRPRVYREDGRALVRSAGEGGVVLLSPTPQAITDVDQSVTFQISMNVPKVGLIARWNGDADSCCGVRVGTGDTRTLEAFRRIAGATRTVKRAANPVVVQSKTDYRLRMVARERDHGVVLQAKLWPADEAEPAEWTLETDTIHNRELRGAAGQFGVLVEQGGSSGRVVRCDDYVAGAP; via the coding sequence ATGGTCCGCCCTCTCGCCCTGCCGGCGTTCGTTTTGGTCGGTCTGCTCGGCTCGGCCGGATCCGGTGCGGCGATGGCTGCGGAGCGGGAGGCGGAACGTTCCGGGACGTGGTCCGAGCCGAAGACCTGGGGCGGCGGGGTCCTGCCCCGCGAGGGCGACGACGTGTCGATCGGCGAGGGAATCGTGGTGGCGATCGATCTGGAGCGGAGCCCCGTGCTGGGCACGCTGAAAGTGGACGGCGCCCTCGCGTTCCCGGAGGGGATGTCTGCGGAACTGCGGCTCCGCGGCAATCTGCTGCTGTACGGTCGGCTGTCGATGCGGCCGGAGTCCGCGGAGCTGCGGCACACGCTGACCTTCGTGGAGGTCGACGAAGGGGCCTTCGTCGGGGGCGGGATGAAGCCGTTGGCGAGCGACGTCGGCCTGTGGGCGAGGGGCGGCGGCGTGCTGGACGCCGTCGGCGCCGAGAAGACGCCCTGGACCCGCCTCCGCGGCGGCGCCGAGGCCGGGGCGACCCAAATTCAGGTGGAGGACGCCGCGGGGTGGCGGGTCGGCGATCGCCTCGTGCTCACGCCGACGCAGTCCCCAGCGGTCGGTAAGGAGTGCTGGACCGGCTACGACGATGTGCGTATCCAGCGGGTCGACGGCGAAACCGTCACGCTCAGCGAACCGCTGACGCACGCGCACCCGCGTGTGAACGACGAGTGGACGGCCGAAGTCCTGAACCTCACCCGCAACGTCGTGCTGCAGGGGACGGAGGCGGGCCGGGCGCACGCGTTGTTCATGACGGACGCTCCGCAGGCGATTCGCAACGTCGCCTTTCGTCACATGGGCCCGCGGACGCCGCCGGACGGCAACGGGATCACCCACAGCGTGCTCGGCCGCTACCCCGTGCACTTCCACCACTGCGGCGACAGCTCGCGGGGCTCGCTGGTGGAGAACGTCGTGGTCCATGAGTGCGGCAACCGGGCCTTCGTGCCGCACGCCAGCCACGGCGTCACGCTGCGAGGCTGCGTGAGCCACGACACTTGGGAGGACGCCTACTGGTGGGACCCGGGCGAGGGGCACGAATCCCACGACAGCCGCTGGGAGCGCTGCGTCGCCTCGTTCGTTCGGTCCGACCCGGACTTTCGCGGCTATCGCCTGACCGGCTTCAACCTGCGGCACGGCGAGCGGAACGCGATTGCGGACTGCGTCGCCGTCGGCGTCCGGGGCAACAACGACGCCAGCGGCTTCCTCTGGCCGGAGCAGTTCGGCGACGTGTGGGAGTTCACCAACTGCGTCGCCCACAACAACAAGCAGGACGGGCTGTTCGTCTGGCAGAACAACGCGGAACGGCACCGCGTCGGCCCGTTCGTCTCCTATCACAACGCCGACAACGGCTTGGAGCACGGCGCCTACAGCAACTCCTACGAGTATCGAGACGCGATCCTCTACGGGAACGGTCGGGCGGGGGTGCAGGTGCACGCCGTCTCCGGCAGCGGCAAGCAGCTCCGGTTCGAGCGCCTGCGGATCGAGGGGGCGGGCGTTACCCGCTACGGGATGGAGTTCGTGAAGCACCAACCCCCGCCGGGGCAGCCGACGTGGGTGGAGGAAGTGGCCGTCGCCGACGTGACGGACGCCGCCGTCGCCTTCACCTACGACGGTCCGGTCGAACAGGCGAAGCGGGACTGGGTCGACTTCCTGCACTGCCGGTTCGAGGGCGACGTCCCGCAGTTCCGCCTGAACGAGAACCTGCACCCGGACACGCTCATCACGGTCGAACCGGCGGACGGCCCCGCGTTCCAGCTGCACCGGCCGAACGGCGACCTCGGCGAGCCGGTCGAGCGGTGGAACGCGCGGCGCACGGCCTTACCGACGGCCGACAGGCCGTCGCCCCCCGCCGCGACGCCGGCGCCTTCGATCACGGACGCTTTTGACGAGCCGGCTGCGAACGGCTGGGGCGAGAGGTGGACGGTCGTGGAACTCGGCGGCGTGAGGCCGCGGGTCTACCGGGAAGACGGCCGGGCGCTGGTGCGATCCGCGGGGGAGGGCGGGGTCGTCCTGCTCTCGCCCACGCCGCAGGCGATCACGGACGTGGATCAGTCTGTCACCTTTCAGATCAGCATGAACGTGCCGAAGGTCGGTCTGATCGCCCGTTGGAACGGCGACGCCGACAGTTGCTGCGGCGTGCGGGTCGGAACCGGCGACACCCGGACGCTGGAAGCGTTCCGCCGCATCGCCGGGGCGACGCGGACCGTCAAACGGGCGGCCAACCCCGTCGTCGTGCAGTCCAAAACTGATTATCGCCTGCGGATGGTCGCCCGGGAGCGGGACCACGGCGTCGTCCTGCAGGCCAAGCTGTGGCCGGCGGACGAGGCGGAGCCGGCCGAATGGACGCTGGAGACCGACACGATCCACAACCGCGAGCTTCGCGGCGCCGCCGGGCAGTTCGGGGTGCTGGTCGAGCAGGGCGGCAGCTCCGGCCGCGTCGTCCGCTGCGACGACTACGTCGCCGGGGCCCCGTGA